The Lutibacter profundi region TTGATATTGTGAGAAAAAAATATGTGAGTTTAACTCCTGAAGAATGGGTACGTCAACACTTTATTCATTTTTTGGTTAAAGAAAAAAAGTATCCTATTTCATTAATAGCTATTGAAAAGCAACTAACAATCAACAACTTAACAAAAAGAACAGATATTTTAGTTTTTAACGTGGAAGGAACTCCAGAAATAATTGTAGAATGTAAAGCACCTTCAATTAAAATTACACAACACACCTTTGATCAAATTGCTCGCTATAACTTAAAATTAAATGCAAACTACTTAATAGTTTCAAATGGATTAAAACACTATTATTGTAAAATGGATTTTTTTAAAGAAGAATATGTATTTTTAAACTCCATTCCTAATTATAACGAATAAGAAATGAAGAAGAGTTATTTCAAAAAAATAGTGGCTGTTTTACTATTAATTATTGTTGGTGTATTTTTAATTCCAGCCCCTAAAACCAATTTTTTTAGCATTTATACAACTAATGATAAACCTGCTATAGATTTAAAGAAATTTCAAGAAAAA contains the following coding sequences:
- a CDS encoding type I restriction enzyme HsdR N-terminal domain-containing protein, whose protein sequence is MHLLNLPTYKFKIKNTKNKYTIFDIVRKKYVSLTPEEWVRQHFIHFLVKEKKYPISLIAIEKQLTINNLTKRTDILVFNVEGTPEIIVECKAPSIKITQHTFDQIARYNLKLNANYLIVSNGLKHYYCKMDFFKEEYVFLNSIPNYNE